The Mucilaginibacter defluvii genome contains the following window.
GGCAAACGAAATTTGGATGAATTGATCCGTCGCTTGTCTGACGTTAATGGTGTAGAGTGGATCAGGCTGCAATATGCCTACCCTTCCGGATTCCCGATGGAGGTGCTGGATGTAATGAACGAGCGTAAGAACGTTTGCAAATACCTGGATATGCCGTTGCAGCATATTACGGATAACATGCTTAAATCCATGCGCCGCGGTATCACCAAGCAAAAAACAATTGACCTGGTGAACGAGATCCGCGACAGGGTGCCAAACATTGCCCTTCGTACCACTTTAATTACCGGCTACCCTGGCGAAACCGTACAGGACTTTGAAGAAATGGCACAATGGGTTGAGGATACCCGTTTTGATCGCCTGGGCTGTTTCACTTATTCGCACGAAGAAAAAACCCATGCCCATAGCCTGGTGGATGATGTACCTGATGAAGTAAAGCAGGAACGCGCTGATGCCATTATGGAAATTCAGCAAGGCATATCATTTGAGAAAAACCAGGAGAAGATTGGCAATACCTACCAAGTACTGATCGACAAAAAAGATGGCGGCTACTTTGTTGGTCGTACCGAGTTTGATTCTCCCGAGGTGGATAACGAGGTATTGGTTGATGCCAATGTTAATTACGCTACCGTAGGCGGCTTTGTTAATGTTAAAATTGACAATGCTGAGGACTTTGACCTTTATGGACAAATTGTAAAATAAATTAAACGTTCGGTTCTTTTATCTTAATCGTTTACATTTGGGCTGATGGATGCTAATTGTATCAGCTATAAGGATACCGGTTTCTTTTCGCAAACGGTAATTGATTACGTGGACGATGCCCCGGCACTTCGCCCGTTTTATGGCTACCGTCCGGATATGGGTGGCTTTGCCAAACTGCTGGCCGCTAAAACCGTAACTGCCGACAGGCAGGTATTGGTTGATATACTCACCCACCAGTATAATGCCATTACGCATATTGATGGCGAGCTGACAAAAACCCCGCTTGAACGTATAAAAGAACTTTTATCGGTAGATACTTATACGGTTACTACCGGCCATCAGCTTAATATTTTTGCCGGTCCGCTTTACTTTATTTATAAGATAGTAACGGCCATTAAGCTTAGCCAACAGCTAAAAGCACAATTTCCGGATAAAAACTTTGTACCCGTTTACTGGATGGCCAGTGAAGATCATGATTTTGCCGAGATAAACTATACCAATATAGGCGGCAAAAAGGTACACTGGTGGTATGAAGCATCGGGCGCTACAGGGCGTATTAACCCGGATAGTATGCGCCAGGCCCTTAACCAATACAAAGGTGTGCTGGGTTTGGAGAACCATGCCCTGCCATTAGCACAGATAGTTGAAAAGGCCTACACTGGTTTTGATAAACTGGCCGATGCTACCCGTTACCTGGTGAACGCCTTGTTCGGTCAATATGGCTTGGTGGTTATTGACGCGGATGATATCGCCTTTAAAAAACAATTTGCGCCGATAATTGAGCGCGATATTATTGAACAAAACAGCTTTAAACTCATCAGCGCTACCAACGTAGAGTTGCAGAAACTGGGTGTAAGCATACAGGTAAACCCACGCGAGATCAACTTTTTTTACCTGTTGGATGGCTTGCGCGAACGCCTGGTTTTTGAGGATAATGCTTACAAAGTACTAAATACTGAAATAGCTTTTAGCGAGGCCGAATTGAAAGCCGAAATTGCGGAGCACCCTGAACGTTTTAGTCCGAACGTGGTAATGCGCCCGCTTTACCAGGAATGTATTTTACCCAACATTGCCTACATTGGCGGTGGTGCTGAGGTGGTTTACTGGCTCGAACTAAAATCAAATTTTGAACATTACGGGGTTGATTTCCCTATACTGATACTGCGTAACTCCGGCCTGGTAATTCCTAAAAAAACATCCGTCAAAATTGAGCAGATGGAGCTTTTGGCGGCCGATCTGTTTAAACCTACCGACCTGATCAAAAACGACTGGGTAAAAAAGCATAGCGATCATACCCTCTCCCTTAACGAGGAATGGCAGGAGCTACAAGCCGTTTTTGAAAAGATAAAACAACGCGCCCAAAAGATCGATCCAACCCTTGCCCCGTCAACCGAAGCGGTAAGCTCAAGGCTTAAACATGCTATTGATAACCTGGAGAAAAAACTGGTGAAGGCCGAAAGATCAAACTACCATACCCGGTTGGAACAGGTAGAGCAGATCAAGGCAGAGCTATTCCCTAAAAACAGCTTGCAGGAACGTGCCGAAAACTTCGGTTTGTTCTATGTAAAGTGGGGGCAACAATTTATCGATGAGTTGATCAAACACTTTGAGCCGTTGGAGTTTAAATTTACCGTGCTATCGGAATAATAATTTAGTTTCAAAGGTTGAAATGTCTTTTGTAAGCTTCGGGATAAATTTCTATTTCTGGATGATGTCTTTTTTCAATCTGTATAACTAACTTATCTACGTCTTTAAAATACTCAATTGCATTTTGAGAAGCAATAGCAGCTTGCATTTCGCCATGGGCAACAAAGAAATACTGAGGCTCTACTGTTCCAGTTTGTAAAGGCTGCGATCCATCGAGTTTTCCAAAGCCAAAATTTACGGGATTAGAACCCTTGAATATCTTAGCTTTTTCTCCATGACTGTAAGCATTACGAAATTTATTTTTAAAATCTTTAAGCTTATTGTATTCATCTAAATTGATAATACCCCTATCCTTAGCTTCATTAATGGTCTGATTAAGCATCAGACTATCATATTTTTTTGCTGCTGTTTCATATTTCGAAAAAACAGTTGGATCGTTGAGCTTTGAAGTACCTAAATCATTAATAATTAGACAGTCTTTAAGAAGTAACTCTAAAAGATGATTTGTTAAAGTAATACTGGCTTGAAACAATTGAAATGTAATACATTTCATTATTTCATCTCTAATATGATCGTAATTTCCATGCAGAACAACCAAATAGGAATCTCTTATTTTCTCATAAGCCTCCCAAGATGCATTTGAGAAATTTGCTTGAACTTCTGCTTGAAGTTGTTTCACATCTATATTCATAAGATTTAGTTGAGTAACTAAAATACACTTTAATACCTTGAGTTTTTAAAGTATTATCAAATCTCAATAAACTCTTTAGCAAAGCATTCTTACGATTACCTTCCCGCTATCAATCAGCAAAAGTAAATAAACTATGCTGGCTGGCCGTATGCAGATCGCGCCATACCTGGTTGATCTCCGTATCCGGATTGGCGGCTATCAATCCGCAGTAAGGATATAACTCATCTACTATATTCCGGGCAAGTGTAGCCAAGGTATGCGATGTTTTGCTGACAGCCTGTAATGCCCCGGCACTGTCAGTCTTTTGACTTACAGCCTGCCACGATGCATCAACCGCCCGGTAAAAATCAGCGCGTGTCTGGTTTAATTTAGCAATGCTTTCATGTAATAGCTGCTGCACTTTGTGCTGCTGCGCGGCATTGTACCGGCCACGAAAAGGCTTGTCGGCAAACAGGGTTTCGCACAGATCAGTAAAGTGAATGGCCATGCCGCTCATGTTGGCGGTCAGTGTGGCTTCGGCTAACTGCATAAAGGGATAGTAGTACAACGCCCCATCTACCTTAGCTGCTGATGCATCTATCTTAAAACAACGGTTAGCTTTTACAAACAGGCTATCTACCCGATAAGCATCGCTGCCGGTAGCCATCATGCCCACATACTTCCATGCCGATTGTATGTTAACATCCTCCCGGTTAAATACAAATGGCAGTATCAGCGGCGAGCCATCAGCATTCAATACAGTTTCATCGCCTTGTTTAATTACGCAGTTGGCGGTTACATGGGTAGCGTGCTGTATGCCGCTGGCATATTTCCATTCGCCGTTAATGATATAGCCGCCCTCCGTAATTGTAGCCGTACCGCTTGGCGCGCCGCTGCCTGCCAGGCAAAGCTGCGAGTGAGCGAATATCTCCTGAGCGGCATCCGGCTCAATAAAACCACCAAACCAGCCCGCGCCGCTGCATAGGGTAACAACCCAGCCTAAACTGCCGTTGGCCCAGGCCAGGCTCTCCTCCAGGCGTACCTGGTCGGGCAGGTTAAGTTCGAGGCCCGAATAGATTGCAGGTACCAAAAATTTGAACCAACCCTGCTCATGCACCAGCGCCAACTGCGCCGGGTGCAGCTTACCGCTCTTTTCGGCTTCAGGAACGTGGCGGCGTATGGTATCAACCCATTCGGGTTTTAACAAGGTAGATGGATGCATATGTGATTTTAATTAGCGGCTACGTTGATCTTGCCGTCCAGCTTTTTCTTCCAATCGATATAGCCAAATATGGCCACCACGAACAAAAAGATGGTTAGGCAGGCAAAAAGCGGTAAACCTTTATAAAATAACAGGGGTACCGCAACAAAATTACTGATGTTGAGCAATACCCAATTCTCAATTTTCCGCCTGGCCAGCAACCACATACCGGCCCACGCGGTTGACGATACAAAGGAATCCAGTATCGGCACATCCGAAGGGGTAAAGTATTTTAACAACAGGTACAGTACGGCCCATCCCCCTAAACTGATGGCAACGGTAACCATCCATTCGCTGCGGTTAGCATAGCTGATCTGCACAGGCGGTTCGTCGCGCTTTCGCGTCCAGTATATCCAGCCGTAAATACTCATCACCAGGTAATACATATTTAACGCGGCCTCGGCATACAGCTTAACATCTACCAACAAATACAACGACAATACAATACCGACGATACCCGCCGGATAAAGCAGTATATTATTCCGCTTAGCCAGCAGCACCTCGGCCATGCCGAATATGGTGGCAACCCACTGCAGCGGGCCGGTTTCTTTTATTTGTGTTATGAATAGTTCTATCCAGTGTTGCATTTACCCCTCCCAAATTAAATCCATTGTCATTTCGACCGAAGTACGAGGAGAAATCTGTCGCTTTGTTATTGAGCGCGTGCGGATTCCTCTCTACCGTTCGGAATGACAAGTAATACTTAGATTCATAACCCCAGCTAACATCCCACAAAAGAAGACTATTAAGTCCTCCCCAAGGGGGAGGATTAGGAGGGTTTACTAAAACGCTAAACTCAACGACGCCAGGAAATTCCTGGTGGCTTGTACGTAGAAATAATTATAGTTATAAATATTACTGCCGCTCAAACCTGGATAAGTAGCGCCGTTGGCCTCGTATTTTTTGTTGAACACGTTATTTACCAGTAAGCCAATGCCGATATTTTTAACCGCCTTAGTGCTAAAGTTATAGCGCAGGCGCACATCGCTTACAAAGTAGCCGCTTATTTTACGGTTAGCGGCGTAAGGGTTGCTTATGTTTTCCTCGTCAATGGTATAACCCGCCGGGTTGGTATTCATGGTATTGTCCAGAAACTGGCTGCTGATGTATTTGCTCAGCAAAGCGATCTCCCCGCCTTTTATGGGCGAATAGCTCACCTCGCTCGATCCGATGAACGACGGCGAAAAGGCGATAGTAGTTTTCTTTAGCTGTAGTTCAACAAGGCTGTTATCATCATAATTAGTAAAAAACTGACCATAGTTCTTGATCTTGTTGGTGCTCACGGTAGCGGTTGCGCCCCAGGCTAACTGATCGGTAATTTTTACACGGCCATCAAACTCAACACCGGCACGGTAGCTGTCCTTTACGTTACGGCGAATGGCGGAGCCTACATCATTAAGCTGACCAGTTACGATCAACTGGTTTTTGTAAAGCATATAAAAACCGTTAATGCCACCGGTAAAGCGTGATGTGCTGATGCGATAACCGGCCTCAAAATCCTTCAGGTTCTCATGCTTAGGGCGGCTTTGGGGCGATGAGTTGGTATAATCATTACGGTTAGGCTCACGGTTGCCTACCGCAAACGAGGCGTACACGTTGCTTTGATCGTTGATCTTATAAGTAACACCAGCTTTCGGGTTAAAAAAGTTGAGCGTCGCGCTTTGCTGCACATTGTTCAGGTTAAAATCAAACCCTAAAAACGAATAGTAGATGTAGCGGTACTGCATATCGGCATATAACAACCATTTATCCAGGTTCCACTCGGCACGGGCGAAGATGTTAAAATCATTCTTTTTGGCGTCATCACGATAGTACTCATAGTTATATGGTACGTTAATGGTATTGCTGCTGTTGATGATATTGCCGTAGTGGCCACCTTTGTACTCGTTATACGCACCGCCTAAAGTCATGTTCAATTGATCTGTAGGCAGATATTTTAAAGCGTAAGTAACGCCATAAAAATCGTTATCCAACCAACGCCTGCGAACAATATTGCTGGTATTCAAAGTATCGGCACCATAAATAACCGGCGTTAAACCATAGTTTTTTACCGAATCCGCTTCTTTAAACTCTTCGTAATACCCTTTGCCTTTGGTATAGTGCAACGCCCCGCTGAATGATAGCTTATCAGATATACGCTGATCTACCAATAGCTGGTAATGGTTTTGGGTGTAGTTGTCTACCTGATCTTTATAGGTATA
Protein-coding sequences here:
- the rimO gene encoding 30S ribosomal protein S12 methylthiotransferase RimO is translated as MKTKEINRSIPSISKPRVNVVTLGCSKNIYDSEVLMGQLKGNAFDVVHEADKVSSNDIVVINTCGFIDNAKQESIDTILQYSELKEQGKVGKVIVTGCLSERYKPELQSEIPNIDAYFGTNDLQDVLSTIGANYRHELIGERLLTTPSHFAYFKIAEGCNRPCSFCAIPLMRGKHVTKPMEELVNEAKTLVRNGTKELILIAQDLTYYGLDLYGKRNLDELIRRLSDVNGVEWIRLQYAYPSGFPMEVLDVMNERKNVCKYLDMPLQHITDNMLKSMRRGITKQKTIDLVNEIRDRVPNIALRTTLITGYPGETVQDFEEMAQWVEDTRFDRLGCFTYSHEEKTHAHSLVDDVPDEVKQERADAIMEIQQGISFEKNQEKIGNTYQVLIDKKDGGYFVGRTEFDSPEVDNEVLVDANVNYATVGGFVNVKIDNAEDFDLYGQIVK
- the bshC gene encoding bacillithiol biosynthesis cysteine-adding enzyme BshC, which translates into the protein MDANCISYKDTGFFSQTVIDYVDDAPALRPFYGYRPDMGGFAKLLAAKTVTADRQVLVDILTHQYNAITHIDGELTKTPLERIKELLSVDTYTVTTGHQLNIFAGPLYFIYKIVTAIKLSQQLKAQFPDKNFVPVYWMASEDHDFAEINYTNIGGKKVHWWYEASGATGRINPDSMRQALNQYKGVLGLENHALPLAQIVEKAYTGFDKLADATRYLVNALFGQYGLVVIDADDIAFKKQFAPIIERDIIEQNSFKLISATNVELQKLGVSIQVNPREINFFYLLDGLRERLVFEDNAYKVLNTEIAFSEAELKAEIAEHPERFSPNVVMRPLYQECILPNIAYIGGGAEVVYWLELKSNFEHYGVDFPILILRNSGLVIPKKTSVKIEQMELLAADLFKPTDLIKNDWVKKHSDHTLSLNEEWQELQAVFEKIKQRAQKIDPTLAPSTEAVSSRLKHAIDNLEKKLVKAERSNYHTRLEQVEQIKAELFPKNSLQERAENFGLFYVKWGQQFIDELIKHFEPLEFKFTVLSE
- a CDS encoding acyl-CoA dehydrogenase, whose product is MHPSTLLKPEWVDTIRRHVPEAEKSGKLHPAQLALVHEQGWFKFLVPAIYSGLELNLPDQVRLEESLAWANGSLGWVVTLCSGAGWFGGFIEPDAAQEIFAHSQLCLAGSGAPSGTATITEGGYIINGEWKYASGIQHATHVTANCVIKQGDETVLNADGSPLILPFVFNREDVNIQSAWKYVGMMATGSDAYRVDSLFVKANRCFKIDASAAKVDGALYYYPFMQLAEATLTANMSGMAIHFTDLCETLFADKPFRGRYNAAQQHKVQQLLHESIAKLNQTRADFYRAVDASWQAVSQKTDSAGALQAVSKTSHTLATLARNIVDELYPYCGLIAANPDTEINQVWRDLHTASQHSLFTFAD
- the pnuC gene encoding nicotinamide riboside transporter PnuC — translated: MQHWIELFITQIKETGPLQWVATIFGMAEVLLAKRNNILLYPAGIVGIVLSLYLLVDVKLYAEAALNMYYLVMSIYGWIYWTRKRDEPPVQISYANRSEWMVTVAISLGGWAVLYLLLKYFTPSDVPILDSFVSSTAWAGMWLLARRKIENWVLLNISNFVAVPLLFYKGLPLFACLTIFLFVVAIFGYIDWKKKLDGKINVAAN
- a CDS encoding TonB-dependent receptor produces the protein MKNLFAAVFALLLPYVASAQFSVSGKVTNQNGEALPGATVSIASAQQNTVTDGSGQYKVSLATGTYAVVVNYIGYQQTTKSIAVRGNQTLNFTLVSSNYTTEEVTVTATRASKNSPTAFTNLSKKDLEKNNFGQDLPFLLNQTPSVVVTSDAGAGVGYTGIRIRGSDPSRINVTINGIPYNDSESQGSFFVDIPDIASSVNNIQVQRGVGTSTNGAGAFGGSINVQTATRRDTAYVELNNSAGSFNTVKNTVSVGTGLLGNHFSFDGRLSRIHSDGYIDRAFSNLKSYFLTGAYYGKNTTIRANVFTGYERTYQAWNGVPDYEILNNRRYNEYTYKDQVDNYTQNHYQLLVDQRISDKLSFSGALHYTKGKGYYEEFKEADSVKNYGLTPVIYGADTLNTSNIVRRRWLDNDFYGVTYALKYLPTDQLNMTLGGAYNEYKGGHYGNIINSSNTINVPYNYEYYRDDAKKNDFNIFARAEWNLDKWLLYADMQYRYIYYSFLGFDFNLNNVQQSATLNFFNPKAGVTYKINDQSNVYASFAVGNREPNRNDYTNSSPQSRPKHENLKDFEAGYRISTSRFTGGINGFYMLYKNQLIVTGQLNDVGSAIRRNVKDSYRAGVEFDGRVKITDQLAWGATATVSTNKIKNYGQFFTNYDDNSLVELQLKKTTIAFSPSFIGSSEVSYSPIKGGEIALLSKYISSQFLDNTMNTNPAGYTIDEENISNPYAANRKISGYFVSDVRLRYNFSTKAVKNIGIGLLVNNVFNKKYEANGATYPGLSGSNIYNYNYFYVQATRNFLASLSLAF